A region of Hydrogenimonas cancrithermarum DNA encodes the following proteins:
- the lptE gene encoding LPS assembly lipoprotein LptE has protein sequence MRSEKLRKGRRRTWTLLLLSSIIHHPSSIIALSATALAGCGYKPMTAYTKKVFTDKIFTEVEVYLRDPENAVLVKDAMNEAIVSRFGARIAKKKDATTHLKIAFKTVSFTPIQYDANGYAVYYRANVSLEIHYESPKSSGDETVSGFYDFPIEPNAIISDAKRFEAIRFGAQKALDAFISRIAMRGESL, from the coding sequence GTGAGAAGTGAGAAGTTGAGAAAGGGTCGGCGCCGGACATGGACGCTTCTCCTTCTTTCATCCATCATCCATCATCCGTCATCCATCATCGCGCTCTCCGCGACAGCGCTTGCCGGTTGCGGCTACAAACCGATGACGGCCTATACCAAAAAGGTATTCACCGACAAGATCTTCACCGAGGTCGAAGTCTATCTTCGCGACCCCGAAAACGCCGTTCTGGTCAAAGATGCGATGAACGAAGCGATCGTCAGCCGCTTCGGTGCCCGCATCGCGAAGAAAAAAGATGCGACGACCCATCTGAAAATCGCTTTCAAAACGGTCTCTTTCACCCCGATTCAGTACGATGCCAACGGTTACGCCGTCTACTACCGTGCGAATGTCTCCCTTGAAATCCATTACGAATCGCCCAAGAGCAGCGGGGACGAGACCGTCTCGGGATTTTACGACTTTCCGATCGAGCCCAATGCGATCATATCGGATGCGAAGCGCTTCGAGGCGATCCGCTTTGGCGCCCAGAAAGCGCTCGACGCATTTATATCGCGTATCGCGATGCGAGGAGAGAGTCTATGA
- a CDS encoding diguanylate cyclase, producing the protein MTIQEIIKKSLQEIKSRGLQLTPDTYSEIFCRHAKRANVIFEDCQRLEKFLKRLSPELQESVKNRHVSTLDQLVQYLASEVMRSDTKKSGEIIQAYVLLVKRLLQAVSMLHDKKAAQLAEKDIKKIVPYLEKGEIDAIREHWNRFVMEYDDSFLNRLNPYCDADTSDLEAMVDDLVACFKSREGSGGDLSLVAQLIVASLVPSIASGMNDEIATVSAQIRSNPELLTSPAMMEDIRHMIKKRIELDKKAVVSRMTELDTIIEHINLTLVRVVDCGETNHDAISKIQGELGEVNLGIDSFEVIHAKLLAIANSLETETRVLSDEMKQSQEDVTELRQKVRVLEDALRKERKKSGTDTLTKLPNRRAIDDFLSKQEAAFKRYGDNYAAVLFDIDHFKSVNDTYGHDAGDVILASFGKMLRRYSRELDFVGRWGGEEFLVVLPKTDKEGAYKFAEKLRDVVSKSKFMYKGTRIPVTVSGGVADRASSESMEEVLKRADKNLYSAKAGGRNRIVV; encoded by the coding sequence ATGACGATACAAGAGATCATCAAAAAGTCGCTTCAAGAGATCAAGAGCCGCGGCCTTCAGCTCACGCCGGATACCTACAGCGAGATCTTCTGCCGCCATGCCAAACGTGCAAACGTCATTTTCGAAGATTGCCAGAGGCTGGAGAAGTTTCTCAAACGCCTTTCGCCGGAGCTTCAAGAGAGTGTCAAGAACCGTCATGTCTCGACACTGGACCAGCTGGTCCAGTATCTCGCATCGGAAGTGATGCGTTCGGATACGAAAAAGAGCGGTGAGATCATCCAGGCCTATGTGTTGCTCGTCAAGCGGCTTTTACAGGCGGTTTCGATGCTGCACGACAAAAAGGCGGCACAGCTTGCGGAAAAGGATATAAAAAAGATCGTTCCCTACCTCGAAAAAGGGGAAATCGATGCGATTCGCGAGCATTGGAACCGGTTCGTCATGGAGTACGACGACAGCTTCCTGAACCGGTTGAACCCCTACTGCGATGCCGATACGAGCGATCTCGAAGCGATGGTCGACGACCTGGTCGCCTGTTTTAAATCCCGTGAGGGAAGCGGCGGAGATTTGAGTCTGGTGGCGCAGCTGATCGTCGCGTCGCTGGTCCCGTCGATCGCGTCGGGCATGAACGACGAGATCGCCACCGTCAGTGCGCAGATCCGCTCCAATCCCGAACTGTTGACATCCCCGGCGATGATGGAAGATATCCGCCACATGATCAAAAAACGGATCGAACTGGACAAGAAAGCGGTCGTTTCGCGGATGACGGAACTCGATACGATCATCGAACATATCAATCTGACATTGGTACGTGTCGTCGACTGCGGCGAGACGAATCACGACGCGATCAGCAAAATCCAGGGAGAGCTCGGCGAGGTCAACCTTGGAATCGACTCTTTCGAAGTGATCCATGCCAAACTTCTGGCGATCGCCAACTCCCTGGAGACGGAAACGCGGGTACTCAGCGACGAAATGAAGCAGAGCCAGGAAGATGTGACGGAACTCCGCCAGAAGGTGAGGGTGCTCGAAGACGCACTTCGCAAAGAGCGGAAAAAATCGGGGACCGATACGCTGACGAAGCTCCCCAACCGCCGGGCGATCGACGATTTTCTCTCCAAACAGGAGGCGGCTTTCAAGCGTTACGGCGACAACTATGCCGCTGTTCTTTTCGATATCGACCATTTCAAGTCGGTCAACGACACGTATGGACACGATGCCGGCGACGTGATTCTGGCATCGTTTGGAAAAATGCTCAGACGATACAGCCGCGAACTCGATTTCGTCGGACGATGGGGCGGAGAAGAGTTTCTGGTCGTCCTTCCGAAGACGGACAAGGAGGGTGCCTACAAATTCGCCGAGAAGCTGCGCGATGTCGTCTCCAAAAGCAAATTTATGTACAAAGGGACGCGTATCCCGGTGACGGTCAGCGGCGGCGTTGCGGACCGTGCATCGAGCGAGAGCATGGAGGAGGTGCTCAAACGCGCCGACAAGAATCTCTACAGCGCCAAAGCGGGCGGTCGAAACAGAATAGTCGTTTGA
- the leuS gene encoding leucine--tRNA ligase, with amino-acid sequence MKYNPSEIEKKWQRFWDENESFEPSEEKSLPKKYVLSMFPYPSGRIHMGHVRNYAIGDAVARYWRKKGHNVLHPIGWDAFGMPAENAAIKNKVHPKKWTYENIDYMRKELAALGLSFSKEREFATCDPLYTKYEQAFFIDMWEKGLVYRKKGYLNWCPHDRTVLANEQVIDGCCWRCDTPIVQKEMYQYYIKITDYADELLEDLKKLEAGWPSQVIAMQRNWIGKSTGLEFSFELDEESKEKTGIGSFEVFTTRPDTICGVSYAAVAPEHPLAKALMERGLLDDEIAAKIEAMRRMPVRERNMAEKEGVPLGIYARHPITGEKVPVWVANFVLMEYGSGAVMAVPAHDTRDYDFAKKYGLPIKPVVYPKEGELPENEAYTEDGVLKGCGEFDGLYGQAARDAIIAWFEEKGIGKKVVNFRLKDWGVSRQRYWGAPIPMIHCEKCGVVPEAKENLPVTLPDDVEITGEGNPLDHHPAWKFTKCPKCGGDATRETDTLDTFVQSSWYFLRYTTPRRLWEEVAFTKEDTDYWMPVDQYIGGIEHAILHLLYARFFTKVLRDLGYVDVDEPFKRLLTQGMVLKDGAKMSKSKGNVVDPDALIEKYGADTARLFILFAAPPTQELEWNDSAVEGAHRFLRKLYDRAQKTEPCESLPEIDHKSLEKSEKEARKKVYEALKKGEEVYGERFTFNTLIASCMEAINALDKQQNPQIWQEGMWILLNLLEPIVPHIAWELGERLFKRANFVPLAVKEEVFEVDAIPMAVSINGKPRAQIEVAPDASKEEILEVARAAVPKWLEGKTVVKEIVVPRKLVNLVVK; translated from the coding sequence AATTACGCCATCGGGGATGCGGTGGCGCGCTACTGGCGCAAGAAGGGGCACAACGTGCTCCATCCGATCGGGTGGGACGCCTTCGGTATGCCCGCCGAAAACGCGGCGATCAAGAACAAGGTACACCCGAAAAAGTGGACCTACGAAAACATCGACTACATGCGCAAGGAGCTCGCGGCGCTGGGGCTCTCCTTCTCGAAAGAGCGGGAGTTCGCCACCTGCGATCCGCTCTATACCAAATATGAACAGGCGTTCTTCATCGATATGTGGGAGAAGGGGCTGGTCTACCGCAAGAAGGGGTATCTGAACTGGTGCCCGCACGACCGGACGGTACTCGCCAACGAGCAGGTGATCGACGGTTGCTGCTGGCGCTGCGATACGCCGATCGTCCAGAAAGAGATGTACCAGTACTACATCAAAATCACCGACTACGCCGACGAGCTGCTCGAAGATCTGAAGAAACTGGAAGCCGGCTGGCCGAGCCAGGTGATCGCGATGCAGCGCAACTGGATCGGCAAGAGCACAGGCCTGGAGTTTTCTTTCGAACTCGACGAAGAGAGCAAAGAGAAGACGGGAATCGGGAGCTTCGAAGTCTTCACGACGCGCCCCGATACGATCTGCGGCGTCAGTTACGCCGCCGTGGCACCCGAGCACCCGCTCGCCAAAGCGCTGATGGAAAGAGGGTTGCTGGACGACGAGATCGCAGCGAAAATCGAGGCGATGCGGCGTATGCCGGTGCGGGAGCGCAACATGGCCGAAAAAGAGGGGGTGCCGCTGGGCATCTACGCACGTCACCCGATCACGGGCGAGAAGGTGCCGGTCTGGGTCGCCAACTTCGTTCTGATGGAGTACGGCAGCGGTGCGGTGATGGCGGTGCCGGCACACGATACGCGCGATTACGATTTCGCGAAAAAGTATGGCCTGCCGATCAAGCCGGTCGTCTATCCGAAAGAGGGTGAACTGCCCGAAAACGAAGCCTACACCGAAGATGGGGTGTTGAAAGGATGCGGCGAGTTCGACGGCCTCTACGGCCAGGCGGCACGCGACGCGATCATCGCGTGGTTCGAGGAGAAAGGGATCGGCAAGAAGGTCGTCAATTTCCGCCTCAAGGACTGGGGTGTCAGCCGCCAGCGCTACTGGGGTGCGCCGATTCCGATGATCCACTGCGAAAAGTGTGGCGTCGTGCCGGAAGCCAAAGAGAATCTGCCGGTGACACTGCCCGACGATGTCGAGATAACCGGCGAAGGGAACCCGCTCGATCACCATCCGGCCTGGAAATTCACGAAATGTCCGAAATGCGGAGGCGATGCGACCCGAGAGACCGACACGCTCGACACCTTCGTGCAGTCGAGTTGGTACTTTCTGCGCTACACGACACCGCGCCGCCTCTGGGAAGAGGTCGCGTTCACGAAAGAAGATACCGACTACTGGATGCCGGTCGACCAGTATATCGGCGGTATCGAGCATGCGATTTTGCACCTGCTCTATGCCCGCTTCTTCACCAAAGTGTTGCGCGATCTTGGCTACGTCGACGTCGACGAGCCGTTCAAACGCCTTTTGACCCAGGGCATGGTGCTCAAAGACGGTGCGAAGATGAGCAAGTCCAAAGGCAATGTCGTCGACCCCGATGCGCTGATCGAGAAGTACGGTGCCGATACGGCGAGGCTCTTCATCCTCTTCGCCGCACCGCCGACGCAGGAACTGGAGTGGAACGACAGTGCCGTCGAGGGAGCGCACCGCTTCCTGCGCAAGCTCTACGACCGCGCGCAGAAGACCGAGCCGTGCGAATCACTGCCCGAAATCGACCACAAGTCGCTGGAGAAGAGTGAAAAAGAGGCGCGCAAAAAGGTCTACGAAGCGCTGAAGAAGGGTGAAGAGGTCTACGGTGAACGCTTCACCTTCAATACCCTGATCGCCAGCTGCATGGAGGCGATCAACGCCCTCGACAAACAGCAAAACCCGCAGATTTGGCAGGAGGGTATGTGGATTCTTCTCAACCTTCTGGAACCGATCGTTCCGCATATCGCCTGGGAACTCGGCGAGCGGCTCTTCAAACGCGCTAACTTCGTGCCTCTCGCAGTGAAGGAGGAGGTTTTCGAAGTCGACGCGATACCGATGGCCGTTTCGATCAATGGCAAACCCCGTGCCCAGATCGAAGTGGCACCGGACGCGAGCAAAGAGGAGATCCTCGAAGTCGCCCGGGCGGCCGTACCCAAATGGCTCGAGGGCAAAACGGTCGTCAAAGAGATCGTCGTGCCCAGGAAGCTGGTCAACTTGGTCGTGAAATAG